Proteins from one Tenrec ecaudatus isolate mTenEca1 chromosome 8, mTenEca1.hap1, whole genome shotgun sequence genomic window:
- the DEFB135 gene encoding beta-defensin 135 — MRSLLLVLVILVLLSHIPPVRSGPNIYIRKFFSTCWGTRGVCRQHCYKNEIFHIFCDTALVCCIKKRFLPVQIGTMS, encoded by the exons ATGAGGAGCTTACTCTTGGTCCTTGTGATTCTTGTCTTGCTCTCCCATATTCCACCAG tgagaagTGGACCGAACATTTACATAAGAAAGTTCTTCAGCACCTGCTGGGGAACAAGAGGTGTTTGCAGGCAGCACTGTTACAAAAATGAAATCTTTCATATTTTTTGTGATACTGCACTTGTGTGCTGcatcaagaaaagatttttgcctGTACAAATTGGGACAATGTCATGA
- the LOC142454368 gene encoding cathepsin D-like, which translates to MDKLEVGNGLTLCKGGCEAIVDTGTSLMVGPVEEVQELQKALGAVPLIQSEYMIPCEKVSSLPDVILSLGNKPYTLSPEAYILKVSQAGKTICLSGFMGMDIPPPGGPLWISGDVFIGSYYTVFDRDNNTVGFAEATKV; encoded by the exons ATGGACAA GCTGGAGGTGGGCAACGGACTGACCCTGTGTAAGGGCGGCTGCGAGGCCATCGTGGACACAGGCACCTCCCTGATGGTGGGCCCCGTGGAAGAGGTCCAGGAGCTACAGAAGGCCCTGGGGGCTGTGCCGCTGATCCAGAGCGAG TACATGATCCCCTGTGAGAAGGTCTCCAGTCTGCCTGACGTCATCCTGTCTCTGGGGAACAAACCCTACACCCTCTCGCCGGAAGCCTACATTCTCAAGGTATCCCAGGCCGGGAAGACCATCTGCCTGAGTGGGTTCATGGGCATGGACATCCCCCCACCCGGGGGCCCTCTCTGGATCTCGGGCGACGTGTTTATCGGCAGCTACTACACCGTCTTCGATCGTGACAACAACACTGTGGGCTTTGCTGAGGCCACCAAGGTCTAG